A stretch of Cupriavidus necator DNA encodes these proteins:
- a CDS encoding Hcp family type VI secretion system effector, which translates to MAQDIFLKINGIDGESQDSSHKNEVEVLAWDWSIEQQSTMHAGSGGGAGKATVSDLSFEHFIDRASPNLMKYCLTGKHINEAVLVVRKAGGNPLEYLKLTMTDVIVTKVSPKGSVDDEVRMREKVALSFSRVKQEYVVQNAQGGSGGAVTAGYDIKGNKEA; encoded by the coding sequence ATGGCACAGGACATTTTCCTGAAGATCAATGGCATCGATGGCGAGTCGCAGGATTCGTCGCACAAGAACGAAGTCGAAGTGCTGGCCTGGGACTGGAGCATCGAGCAGCAGTCCACCATGCACGCGGGCAGCGGCGGCGGCGCCGGCAAGGCGACCGTGTCGGACCTGTCCTTCGAGCACTTCATCGACCGCGCCTCGCCCAACCTGATGAAGTACTGCCTGACCGGCAAGCACATCAACGAGGCCGTGCTGGTGGTGCGCAAGGCCGGCGGCAATCCGCTCGAATACCTGAAGCTCACCATGACCGACGTGATCGTCACCAAGGTGAGCCCCAAGGGCTCGGTGGATGACGAAGTGCGCATGCGCGAGAAGGTGGCGCTGTCGTTCTCCAGGGTGAAGCAGGAGTATGTGGTGCAGAACGCCCAGGGCGGCAGCGGTGGTGCTGTGACCGCGGGCTACGACATCAAGGGCAATAAGGAAGCCTGA
- a CDS encoding T6SS immunity protein Tli4 family protein — protein MAAKLNMAGLFLAALLTTGCQRAATNPFPPMDIHQPYKTHCIGRFLIDLPEEFNSVPDSMDSPGDAELLYGKDKDFKRIYVKVPKQRPVEAEPVILREDFERAVSKRMQELRDARNEVTHAPMLVSSTPLGEGEGGYLIRRYDNAQQGKYFRSEIHLLAGDLRYVIFEEKSYPDSEPAEAVEARLRNLAVHTRAYTDPEAAGPGFCVKGVVLNDIHDEETAMFSFQSELHKDLLFDIHSRALVTQDEGMIARLEKRLEGAPLAYRLAFHTLRKGKRTVAGMEADELVETFKEEGYRRQGLKAETKRDTPQYMQPQMHLTLMTGGQIPGGAYVDSSMDDDEVLRIWDKVANSIRPRPGAVEGERR, from the coding sequence ATGGCCGCCAAACTGAACATGGCTGGCCTGTTTCTGGCCGCACTTCTAACGACTGGCTGTCAACGAGCGGCCACAAATCCCTTTCCGCCCATGGATATCCACCAGCCATACAAGACGCATTGCATTGGCCGTTTCCTAATTGACCTGCCAGAAGAGTTCAATTCGGTACCGGATTCGATGGACAGTCCCGGCGATGCCGAGTTGCTCTATGGCAAAGATAAGGACTTCAAGCGCATCTATGTCAAGGTGCCCAAGCAACGTCCGGTGGAGGCAGAGCCGGTCATCCTGCGCGAAGATTTTGAGCGGGCGGTGAGTAAGCGAATGCAAGAACTAAGGGATGCACGCAATGAAGTTACACATGCCCCGATGTTGGTGTCCAGTACACCGTTAGGTGAAGGTGAAGGAGGCTATCTGATTCGTCGCTACGACAATGCGCAGCAAGGTAAATACTTTAGAAGCGAAATCCACCTCCTGGCGGGAGACTTGCGATACGTCATCTTTGAGGAAAAGAGCTACCCCGATAGCGAGCCGGCGGAAGCGGTAGAAGCGCGGTTGCGAAACCTCGCAGTCCACACTCGCGCCTATACCGACCCGGAGGCTGCCGGTCCCGGCTTCTGTGTCAAAGGCGTAGTGCTGAACGACATCCACGACGAAGAGACGGCGATGTTCAGTTTTCAAAGTGAACTCCATAAGGATCTTCTCTTTGACATCCATTCGCGCGCGCTTGTCACGCAGGACGAGGGCATGATCGCGCGACTGGAAAAGCGATTGGAAGGCGCCCCGCTGGCATATCGGCTCGCATTCCACACCCTACGCAAGGGCAAGCGAACCGTTGCCGGCATGGAAGCAGATGAGCTTGTGGAGACCTTCAAGGAAGAGGGATACAGGCGGCAGGGTTTGAAGGCGGAGACCAAGCGGGATACGCCGCAGTACATGCAGCCGCAGATGCATCTTACGTTAATGACCGGCGGACAGATTCCTGGTGGCGCTTATGTCGACTCATCGATGGATGACGATGAGGTGCTGAGGATTTGGGACAAGGTGGCGAATTCGATCCGGCCCCGGCCAGGTGCGGTGGAGGGAGAGAGGAGGTGA
- the tssB gene encoding type VI secretion system contractile sheath small subunit, giving the protein MSVVNSSQKFIARNRAPRVQIEYDVEVYGSEKRIELPFVMGVLADLSGRPAEPLPAVADRKFLEIDIDNFDERMKAMKPRVAFAVPNTLSGDGQLMVDMTFESIEDFSPAAVAGKVDALRQLLEARTQLANLQTYMDGKSGAESLINQLLQDPALLQSLAKAPKPRAGDDEPQSPQS; this is encoded by the coding sequence ATGTCTGTTGTGAACAGTTCGCAGAAATTCATCGCGCGCAACCGCGCGCCGCGCGTACAGATCGAGTACGACGTCGAAGTCTATGGCTCGGAGAAGCGTATCGAGCTGCCCTTCGTGATGGGCGTGCTGGCCGACCTGTCGGGCAGGCCGGCCGAGCCGCTGCCGGCGGTTGCCGATCGCAAGTTTCTTGAGATCGATATCGACAACTTCGACGAGCGCATGAAGGCCATGAAGCCGCGCGTGGCGTTTGCGGTGCCCAACACGCTGTCCGGCGACGGCCAGCTCATGGTCGACATGACATTCGAGAGCATCGAGGATTTCTCGCCCGCGGCGGTAGCCGGCAAGGTTGATGCGCTCAGGCAATTGCTCGAAGCCCGCACCCAGCTCGCCAACCTGCAGACCTACATGGATGGCAAGTCGGGCGCCGAATCGCTGATCAACCAGTTGCTGCAGGATCCCGCGCTGCTGCAGTCGCTTGCCAAGGCGCCCAAGCCCAGGGCCGGCGACGACGAACCTCAGTCGCCGCAGTCCTGA
- a CDS encoding type VI secretion system Vgr family protein, which translates to MNRLAAFASCSRTVSVSSAAIPDLLGQPQLEFVRLSGHEGLSELFTYKVDLRAVSPAAEQYLAEADPDAMIGREMTVTIELDGMGTGLLGGVGAGHREITGVISDIEHVGGVAENRLYRFTLRPWLWLATQTSDFKPFQKKTVIEILDEVLADYPFSVEKRLDTSVYPKLAWEVQHGETDAHFIQRLTEEYGITYFFEHDGGHHRLILAAESGAYRAFPSEAYRTLPLYPRGFKIDQEHLVRFDPVNRLRTGKVTLNDYDPRKPRANLTTDNSQPRNTSFADFERYEHPGDYVDPAVGEMRARIRMEERRSRGRRARGVGALRGVVAGCTYLVSNHGNPAMNREYLVIGATLELEDVGGESGSGQQFSCRVAFEAHPTDEVFRPPRTVGKPYVAGVQRAVVTGPKNQEIWCNDHGNVIIQFEWDRYGKYDENSSPWIRVVNGWSGDQFGAMHIPRIGQEVIVAFINGDPDCPVIVGRAPNQLNLPPWALPGQHALSGIRSKELFGGRHNHLLMDDTKDQIQAQLSSDHQASQLNLGYLTGVPDHAGRKDRRGEGFDLRTDGQGAIRGGKGLFVTAEGQVGAMGGHLSRDEFIRCMEAALEAAKALGDYGHAHEGLAADTDPQAELTRAVREWDAGANNHKDVPGEGGQPLIGAYAPAGMALATPKILTTYAGKHIDTVSRLNQQMTAGQQFVVNAGQGIGFFAHSGELRGIAHQGNLLLQAQKSNIEANARQNVVVTATDGNIVLNAGKSLSLMTADGAGIRIGGGKVDIYGPGGILLHTSDFDIVGPSSLNGPLPQFSQGDAGRKFLLKAGELERPVPNAPYQIVKADGSVVEGVTNAAGETAQSASDLIEAVSVKIFAPKLY; encoded by the coding sequence ATGAATCGGCTAGCTGCTTTTGCTTCGTGTTCTCGCACCGTTAGCGTTTCCAGCGCAGCCATTCCTGATTTGCTGGGACAGCCCCAGCTGGAATTCGTGAGGCTCTCAGGTCATGAGGGATTGAGCGAACTCTTCACCTACAAGGTAGACCTGCGTGCGGTCTCGCCTGCCGCGGAACAGTATCTTGCGGAGGCAGATCCCGATGCGATGATCGGCCGCGAGATGACCGTCACGATCGAGCTCGATGGCATGGGCACAGGGCTGCTGGGTGGCGTGGGCGCAGGGCACCGCGAGATCACCGGCGTCATCTCAGATATCGAGCATGTCGGCGGCGTTGCGGAGAATCGCTTGTACCGGTTCACGCTGCGTCCCTGGCTGTGGCTCGCGACGCAGACGTCGGACTTCAAGCCCTTCCAGAAGAAGACGGTGATTGAGATTCTTGACGAGGTGCTTGCGGACTACCCGTTCTCGGTGGAGAAGCGCCTCGATACATCGGTCTATCCGAAGCTTGCCTGGGAGGTGCAGCATGGCGAGACCGATGCGCATTTCATCCAGCGCCTGACCGAAGAGTATGGCATTACATACTTCTTCGAGCATGACGGCGGACACCATCGGCTGATCCTGGCCGCCGAATCGGGCGCGTACCGCGCGTTTCCCAGCGAGGCCTATCGCACGCTGCCACTCTATCCGCGTGGCTTCAAGATCGACCAGGAACATCTGGTCCGCTTCGATCCGGTCAACCGGCTGCGCACGGGCAAGGTGACGTTGAACGACTACGATCCACGCAAGCCGCGCGCGAATCTGACCACCGACAACAGCCAGCCGCGCAATACCAGCTTCGCCGACTTCGAGCGCTACGAGCACCCGGGCGACTATGTCGATCCGGCGGTGGGCGAGATGCGGGCGAGGATCCGCATGGAGGAGCGCCGCTCGCGTGGCCGGCGTGCGCGGGGCGTGGGTGCGCTGCGCGGAGTGGTGGCGGGCTGCACCTACCTGGTGAGCAATCACGGCAACCCGGCGATGAACCGCGAGTATCTGGTGATCGGTGCGACGCTGGAGCTGGAGGATGTCGGCGGCGAATCCGGCAGCGGGCAACAGTTTTCGTGCCGCGTTGCGTTTGAAGCGCACCCCACTGATGAAGTCTTTCGCCCGCCGCGCACGGTCGGCAAGCCATACGTGGCCGGCGTGCAGCGGGCCGTGGTGACCGGCCCGAAGAACCAGGAGATCTGGTGCAACGATCACGGCAACGTGATCATTCAATTCGAATGGGATCGCTACGGGAAGTACGACGAGAACTCGTCACCGTGGATTCGGGTGGTCAACGGCTGGTCGGGCGACCAGTTCGGCGCGATGCACATTCCGCGTATCGGGCAGGAGGTCATTGTGGCGTTCATCAACGGCGATCCGGACTGTCCCGTGATTGTCGGGCGGGCGCCGAATCAGCTCAATCTGCCGCCGTGGGCGCTGCCGGGGCAGCATGCCTTGTCGGGGATTCGCAGCAAGGAGTTGTTTGGCGGGCGCCACAATCACCTGCTGATGGACGATACGAAGGATCAGATCCAGGCGCAGCTGTCCTCGGATCACCAGGCATCGCAACTGAACCTGGGCTATCTGACCGGGGTGCCGGACCACGCCGGGCGCAAGGACCGGCGTGGTGAAGGCTTCGACCTGCGCACCGATGGGCAGGGTGCCATACGCGGTGGGAAGGGCTTGTTCGTTACCGCGGAAGGGCAGGTAGGCGCCATGGGCGGGCACCTGTCGCGCGACGAGTTTATCCGCTGCATGGAGGCGGCGCTGGAGGCGGCGAAGGCGTTGGGGGACTATGGCCATGCCCATGAAGGGCTGGCTGCCGATACGGACCCGCAGGCCGAACTCACGCGGGCCGTCAGGGAGTGGGACGCTGGCGCCAACAACCACAAGGACGTGCCTGGTGAGGGAGGTCAGCCGCTGATCGGTGCCTATGCGCCGGCGGGCATGGCACTGGCCACGCCCAAGATATTGACGACGTATGCCGGCAAGCATATCGACACCGTCTCACGGTTGAACCAGCAAATGACCGCAGGGCAGCAGTTCGTTGTCAATGCGGGGCAGGGAATCGGGTTCTTCGCGCACAGCGGTGAGCTGCGCGGCATTGCGCATCAGGGCAATCTGCTTCTGCAGGCGCAGAAATCCAACATCGAAGCGAATGCCAGACAGAACGTAGTGGTGACCGCAACCGATGGCAACATCGTTCTGAACGCGGGCAAGAGCCTGAGCTTGATGACAGCGGACGGTGCCGGCATCCGCATTGGCGGAGGCAAGGTGGATATCTATGGTCCTGGCGGGATCCTGCTGCATACGTCGGATTTCGACATCGTAGGGCCGTCCAGCCTGAACGGACCGTTGCCGCAGTTTAGCCAGGGTGACGCGGGCCGAAAGTTCCTGCTGAAGGCAGGCGAGCTCGAGCGACCGGTCCCCAATGCACCCTACCAGATTGTCAAGGCGGACGGCAGTGTGGTGGAAGGTGTAACCAATGCCGCTGGCGAAACCGCGCAGTCGGCTTCGGATCTGATCGAGGCGGTGAGCGTAAAGATATTTGCGCCCAAGCTGTACTGA
- a CDS encoding DUF3274 domain-containing protein, with the protein MSAPIVSRQGVNPIASADDIHVPSKALRKLDLKTLPGIIIFVHGVNSNGEWFASAEEGLCKGLNQRQQRGETGDTYDMGALRPAQYLSELTPKGYLSREVNATNFVADGDQSPIIRFRWGYKAAKEDLATVGPNILLDEEDAWGGGPFANGCSALPDLWTTGTVTDLFAGLQAQDLNTETSRLIYGCPPRHYGAHAARRLAALVAQVRVKHIDAYGKACPVTVVCHSQGNMVGMASAFIGKHDFGGDGVADTYVLANPPYSVLPNFFDNFGQYNADTDLGRVTVFARRKTLDRFFEIVGASSFDHASDDCVNALTPTRRPKQGEAPWTAGKDSKERQTRKHVFLYSNPHDQVISVSTVQGMGWLGLSKEVLAGTDHDMLESAKARGDRPYAFAHHAEVLFQRVWAQGNPGKYGQMPFEVGAKPSNFVYYDKGNPSKVDPIQGDGKAFWYRKPLPLRFHLTRVWQDDQRGFGEKLGATALGGIYEMAFALLRVTTFGHVNYVPVNADPPDGWTVPINAPAVKEAIAPRAIHLYHPDKRAPDDGGQSAKAGTVEGIFNQGPESHTDALNPAGRSDDIYDKYRSAGQGAADYSDEAALRYEHNASVRQLARRKADDPYEAAIEQMKDGGDLAGDEYAEFREFDADKRGYFLKYAVDLNATNHSTILTNPVHCEKVLAYDVDVGICMMPEAEMKWLRQLADWRRCDREDDQMKEWSWYYGSGRINGDRLESQKDYKADVPRALGMDDERSDNRISQTPSANKHHRPTERDPAFGGQVLQGGLGEHH; encoded by the coding sequence ATGAGTGCACCCATAGTATCCAGACAAGGGGTCAACCCGATTGCCAGCGCCGACGACATTCACGTTCCAAGTAAGGCGCTCCGAAAGCTCGACCTGAAGACGCTGCCCGGCATCATCATCTTCGTGCACGGCGTGAACTCGAACGGCGAATGGTTCGCCAGCGCTGAAGAAGGCTTGTGCAAAGGCTTGAATCAGCGCCAGCAGCGCGGGGAAACGGGCGATACGTACGACATGGGGGCGCTACGGCCAGCGCAGTATCTGTCGGAGCTGACACCCAAAGGCTACCTGTCCCGGGAAGTCAATGCGACGAACTTCGTTGCCGATGGCGACCAGAGCCCCATTATCCGATTCCGCTGGGGCTATAAAGCTGCCAAGGAGGACCTGGCGACGGTTGGGCCAAACATCTTGCTTGACGAAGAGGATGCCTGGGGCGGCGGTCCCTTCGCCAACGGATGCTCTGCCCTGCCGGATCTGTGGACCACGGGCACGGTCACCGACCTGTTTGCCGGGTTACAGGCGCAGGACCTGAATACGGAGACAAGCCGGCTGATCTACGGCTGCCCCCCACGCCACTATGGAGCGCATGCCGCCCGGCGCCTGGCCGCACTGGTGGCGCAAGTCCGGGTCAAGCATATTGACGCCTATGGCAAGGCGTGTCCGGTCACGGTGGTCTGTCACAGCCAGGGCAATATGGTCGGCATGGCCTCGGCATTTATTGGCAAACATGACTTCGGCGGGGATGGCGTGGCGGACACCTATGTACTCGCCAATCCGCCATACAGCGTCCTGCCGAACTTCTTCGATAACTTCGGGCAGTACAACGCCGACACGGACCTGGGCCGCGTCACCGTTTTTGCGCGGCGCAAGACGCTGGATCGCTTCTTTGAGATTGTCGGTGCCTCCAGCTTTGATCATGCCAGCGACGACTGCGTCAACGCCCTGACGCCCACCCGGCGTCCCAAGCAAGGGGAAGCCCCCTGGACTGCCGGGAAGGACAGCAAGGAACGTCAGACACGCAAGCACGTTTTCCTCTATAGCAATCCCCACGATCAAGTGATTTCAGTAAGCACCGTGCAGGGGATGGGGTGGCTGGGCCTGTCGAAGGAGGTGCTGGCCGGTACCGATCACGACATGCTGGAGTCGGCCAAGGCGCGCGGCGATCGCCCCTATGCTTTCGCGCATCATGCCGAAGTCTTGTTCCAGCGTGTGTGGGCCCAGGGCAATCCGGGCAAGTATGGCCAGATGCCATTCGAAGTTGGTGCCAAGCCAAGCAACTTCGTCTATTACGACAAAGGTAACCCGTCGAAGGTCGATCCGATCCAGGGCGATGGGAAGGCATTCTGGTACCGCAAGCCATTGCCACTGCGCTTTCATCTGACGCGGGTATGGCAGGACGACCAGCGCGGCTTCGGAGAAAAGCTTGGTGCGACCGCGCTCGGTGGAATCTATGAAATGGCCTTCGCCCTGCTAAGGGTGACGACGTTCGGGCATGTCAACTATGTGCCCGTGAACGCCGACCCACCGGACGGCTGGACCGTGCCGATCAATGCCCCGGCAGTGAAGGAGGCCATCGCGCCGCGGGCCATCCACCTGTATCACCCCGACAAACGGGCGCCTGACGATGGTGGGCAAAGCGCGAAAGCCGGGACAGTGGAAGGGATCTTCAACCAGGGACCCGAGTCGCACACGGATGCGCTCAATCCGGCAGGCAGGAGCGACGACATCTACGACAAGTACCGGAGCGCGGGGCAGGGCGCGGCGGACTACAGCGACGAAGCGGCGCTGCGCTATGAACACAATGCCAGCGTGCGTCAGCTTGCCCGACGCAAGGCTGACGATCCCTATGAGGCGGCCATTGAGCAGATGAAGGATGGCGGGGACCTTGCGGGGGACGAGTATGCGGAATTCCGCGAGTTCGATGCAGACAAGCGCGGGTATTTCCTGAAATACGCGGTGGATCTGAATGCTACGAACCACTCGACCATCCTGACCAATCCGGTGCACTGCGAGAAGGTGCTCGCCTATGACGTTGATGTGGGCATCTGCATGATGCCGGAGGCGGAGATGAAGTGGCTGAGGCAACTGGCGGACTGGAGGCGCTGTGACCGGGAAGACGATCAGATGAAGGAATGGAGTTGGTACTACGGTTCTGGTCGGATAAATGGAGATCGGCTGGAGAGTCAAAAGGATTACAAAGCTGATGTTCCGAGAGCGCTTGGTATGGATGATGAGCGCTCGGACAACCGCATCTCACAGACACCTTCCGCAAACAAGCATCACCGACCCACCGAGCGTGACCCAGCCTTCGGCGGGCAAGTTCTGCAGGGAGGGCTCGGTGAACACCACTGA
- the tssC gene encoding type VI secretion system contractile sheath large subunit, with translation MATAQPAQHQALASADHSDFAALISREFSPKTEQAREAVDLAVKTLAEQALASSFTMSDDAYKSIEAIIGAIDKKLSEQINLILHHEDFQKLESAWRGLHHLVSNTETDDKLRIRVMDVSKEELRRTLRRYKGIGWDQSPFFKRIYEEEYGQLGGEPYGCLVADYYFDHTPPDVELLGSLAKISAAAHAPFIAGASPSVLQMDSWQELANPRDLSKIFQNLEYAPWNSLRNSEDARYVGLAMPRFLSRLPYGIKTNPVDEFDFEEDTDGADHRKYVWSNAAYAMAVNINRSFKLYGWCTLIRGVESGGVVENLPCHTFPTDDGGIDIKCPTEIAISDRREAELSKNGFISLVHRKNTDYAAFIGAQSMQKPAEYYDADATANANLSARLPYLFACSRFAHYLKCIVRDKIGAFKEREDMQRWLNEWIMNYVDADPANSSQETKARRPLAAAEVVVEELEGNPGYYSAKFFLRPHFQLEGLTVPLRLVARLPSVKDAA, from the coding sequence ATGGCCACCGCCCAACCAGCACAACACCAAGCGCTCGCGAGCGCTGACCATTCCGACTTCGCCGCGCTGATCAGCCGCGAATTCTCGCCCAAGACCGAACAGGCCCGCGAGGCCGTCGACCTCGCCGTCAAGACCCTGGCCGAGCAGGCGCTCGCCAGCTCGTTCACCATGAGCGATGATGCCTACAAGAGCATCGAAGCCATCATCGGCGCCATCGACAAGAAGCTCTCCGAGCAGATCAACCTGATCCTGCACCATGAGGACTTCCAGAAGCTGGAGTCCGCCTGGCGCGGCCTGCACCACCTGGTCTCAAACACCGAAACCGACGACAAGCTGCGCATCCGCGTGATGGATGTGTCCAAGGAAGAGCTGCGCCGGACCCTGCGCCGCTACAAGGGCATCGGCTGGGACCAAAGCCCGTTCTTCAAGCGCATCTATGAAGAAGAGTACGGCCAGCTTGGTGGTGAACCCTACGGCTGCCTGGTAGCCGACTACTACTTCGATCACACACCGCCCGACGTCGAACTCCTTGGCTCGCTTGCCAAGATCTCGGCAGCGGCTCACGCCCCGTTCATTGCAGGCGCCTCGCCGTCGGTGCTGCAGATGGATTCGTGGCAGGAACTCGCCAATCCGCGCGATCTGTCCAAGATATTCCAGAACCTGGAATACGCGCCGTGGAACAGCCTGCGCAACTCGGAAGATGCCCGCTATGTCGGCCTCGCCATGCCGCGTTTCCTGTCGCGCCTTCCCTACGGCATCAAGACCAATCCGGTCGATGAATTTGACTTCGAGGAAGACACCGACGGTGCGGATCACCGCAAGTACGTGTGGAGCAATGCTGCCTACGCCATGGCGGTCAACATCAACCGTTCGTTCAAGCTCTATGGCTGGTGCACGCTGATCCGCGGCGTCGAAAGCGGCGGCGTGGTCGAGAACCTGCCGTGCCACACCTTCCCGACCGACGATGGCGGCATTGACATAAAGTGCCCGACCGAAATCGCCATCTCGGACCGCCGTGAAGCCGAACTGTCGAAGAACGGCTTTATCTCGCTGGTGCACCGCAAGAACACCGACTACGCAGCTTTTATCGGTGCCCAGTCGATGCAGAAGCCAGCCGAGTACTACGACGCTGATGCGACCGCCAATGCCAACCTGTCGGCACGCCTGCCGTACCTGTTCGCCTGCTCGCGCTTTGCCCATTACCTGAAGTGCATCGTGCGCGACAAGATCGGCGCCTTCAAGGAACGCGAGGACATGCAGCGCTGGCTCAACGAATGGATCATGAATTACGTTGATGCCGACCCGGCCAACTCGTCGCAGGAGACCAAGGCACGCCGACCGCTGGCTGCAGCCGAGGTGGTCGTCGAGGAACTGGAAGGCAACCCCGGCTACTACAGCGCCAAGTTCTTCCTGCGTCCGCACTTCCAGCTCGAGGGCCTGACCGTTCCGCTGCGGCTTGTGGCGCGCCTGCCGTCGGTCAAGGACGCCGCCTGA